The following are encoded together in the Nitrosopumilus sp. b3 genome:
- a CDS encoding phosphate/phosphite/phosphonate ABC transporter substrate-binding protein — MKRQILLTLIAAIAVIGVATVPLAQNVQAESLVPDWIKTNAGWWADGTVDDATFLNGIKFLLENDVINVSSESNGIDVDTLTIGFIPVEKADELTPKAQALEKFLEAELGIDVEVVVPTNYETIIEGMRFGHIDAAFMDTGPGWITHQRTGAEAVLAELVAGKVNYQATVWALADNDSINSIEDTVGKRVAFTSITGSSGFVRPMGTLVTDGHIAIEGDDIVALESALANNFESYTFAGGYKAALQLLLNENVDVAFGSDIAPQKYLELEDQMKLRPVTTIGPVPSHVFMVSADMSESTKDALVDALVELNYDENNYILKDLYGAEALVPTTTTMHIGEFGTYIDSLTGLDQLILDKSNYDKSK; from the coding sequence ATGAAACGACAAATACTATTGACATTGATTGCTGCAATTGCAGTGATTGGTGTTGCAACTGTTCCCTTGGCCCAAAACGTTCAGGCTGAAAGTTTAGTCCCAGATTGGATTAAAACAAACGCTGGTTGGTGGGCTGATGGTACTGTAGATGATGCAACTTTTCTGAATGGAATAAAATTCCTTTTGGAAAATGATGTCATCAACGTTTCATCTGAATCAAATGGGATTGACGTGGATACCTTGACTATTGGTTTTATTCCAGTTGAAAAAGCTGATGAACTAACACCAAAAGCACAAGCCCTGGAAAAATTTTTAGAGGCTGAACTTGGTATTGATGTCGAAGTAGTAGTTCCAACAAATTATGAAACCATTATTGAGGGAATGAGATTTGGTCATATTGATGCTGCCTTTATGGATACAGGACCTGGATGGATTACACATCAAAGAACTGGTGCTGAAGCAGTATTGGCAGAGCTTGTTGCAGGAAAAGTAAATTATCAAGCAACAGTATGGGCTTTAGCTGATAATGACTCTATTAATTCAATAGAAGATACAGTAGGTAAACGTGTAGCGTTTACCAGTATTACTGGCTCATCTGGTTTCGTTAGACCTATGGGAACTCTCGTCACTGACGGCCATATTGCCATTGAGGGTGATGATATAGTCGCATTGGAATCTGCTCTTGCAAATAACTTTGAAAGTTATACCTTTGCCGGAGGATACAAAGCTGCTTTACAATTACTCTTAAATGAAAATGTGGATGTTGCATTTGGATCAGATATTGCTCCGCAAAAATATCTTGAATTAGAAGATCAAATGAAATTGCGACCAGTTACCACAATTGGACCGGTCCCATCACATGTCTTTATGGTGAGTGCTGATATGTCAGAATCCACCAAAGATGCACTCGTTGATGCACTAGTTGAACTCAATTATGATGAGAATAACTATATTTTGAAGGACTTGTACGGTGCTGAAGCATTAGTTCCAACCACCACTACTATGCATATTGGTGAATTTGGTACATATATTGATTCATTGACAGGTCTTGATCAACTCATTCTAGATAAATCTAATTATGACAAGAGCAAATAA
- a CDS encoding ATP-binding cassette domain-containing protein: MKQIQMTKNPSFSLISTKKIIQMNDVSTSYDSKNFALEKINLSIDRGTNYSIVGQSGSGKSTLLKLMNGMMIPSKGTIKIDYVSPNINNKKFKKMMHTIGYIPQSLGLVKNSTVLENILLGALPRLNKIQSLFNKFPEHEIKEAMRIIAQVGLSGKENRKAYMLSGGEKRRVAIARALMQKPTILLADEIVSELDHVTSREIMDLIAEAQKRMNLTAIMVHHDIQLALEYANRVAVIKEGQKILEIGVEGDTIVDFQSGDMNNDEIMEMYADDSKK, from the coding sequence ATGAAACAAATTCAGATGACCAAAAACCCTTCTTTTTCATTAATTTCTACAAAAAAAATCATTCAAATGAATGATGTCTCCACGTCTTATGATTCTAAAAATTTTGCACTTGAAAAAATCAATCTCTCAATTGATAGGGGTACAAATTATTCAATTGTTGGCCAATCCGGTTCTGGAAAATCCACATTGCTCAAACTAATGAATGGAATGATGATTCCAAGTAAGGGTACTATCAAAATTGATTATGTGTCTCCTAACATCAATAACAAAAAATTCAAAAAAATGATGCATACTATAGGGTATATTCCTCAGAGTCTAGGATTGGTGAAAAATAGTACTGTCCTTGAAAATATTTTACTTGGAGCACTTCCACGATTAAACAAAATACAATCATTATTCAATAAATTCCCTGAGCATGAAATTAAAGAAGCAATGAGAATTATTGCTCAAGTTGGATTATCAGGAAAAGAAAACCGTAAGGCATACATGTTAAGTGGGGGTGAAAAAAGACGAGTAGCAATTGCCAGAGCACTGATGCAAAAACCAACTATTTTGTTGGCTGATGAGATTGTTTCAGAATTAGATCATGTCACTTCGCGTGAAATAATGGATTTGATTGCAGAAGCACAAAAAAGAATGAATCTTACTGCAATTATGGTTCATCACGATATACAACTTGCTTTAGAATATGCAAATAGAGTAGCAGTTATCAAAGAAGGACAAAAAATTCTAGAGATTGGTGTGGAGGGGGACACCATAGTTGATTTTCAATCTGGTGATATGAATAACGATGAAATTATGGAGATGTATGCAGATGACTCCAAAAAATAA
- the phnE gene encoding phosphonate ABC transporter, permease protein PhnE: MTPKNNIIIGIIIALVVIASYNVDANPIEFVEGLPNLAIVVDEMLQVEPKYIPTALWAMFETIQMAFIGTIIGVAIALPLSLLASRNLNSKYVYAPTRALLAATRTFPSILWALLFVIMVGLGPFAGVLAIIMYTIGFIAKLQYEVIETIDSDPMDAINSIGVSKFQLIRYVVIPESASHLLGQMLYMFDYNVRQTSILGLVGAGGIGFYIINYIKFFEYGKAAVFMLVVLVTVLIIDWVSVKIRDKYIIKSQHGMEVSTK, encoded by the coding sequence ATGACTCCAAAAAATAACATTATCATTGGAATAATCATTGCACTGGTAGTTATCGCATCATACAATGTAGATGCAAATCCAATTGAGTTTGTAGAGGGATTGCCAAATCTTGCAATAGTTGTTGATGAAATGCTTCAAGTTGAGCCGAAATACATTCCAACTGCACTTTGGGCAATGTTCGAAACAATTCAGATGGCTTTTATCGGAACTATCATTGGTGTTGCAATTGCTTTGCCTCTTAGCTTGTTGGCATCACGAAATCTAAACAGTAAGTATGTCTATGCCCCAACACGCGCATTACTAGCTGCCACTAGAACATTCCCATCAATACTTTGGGCACTTTTGTTTGTAATAATGGTTGGATTAGGTCCGTTTGCAGGTGTTTTAGCTATTATCATGTATACCATTGGATTTATTGCAAAATTACAGTATGAGGTAATTGAGACCATCGATTCTGATCCAATGGATGCAATCAATTCTATAGGAGTCTCAAAATTCCAATTAATTCGCTATGTTGTAATACCTGAATCTGCATCCCATCTTCTTGGTCAAATGCTATACATGTTTGATTACAACGTTCGTCAAACAAGCATTTTGGGACTTGTTGGAGCAGGCGGTATAGGATTCTACATTATTAATTATATCAAATTTTTCGAATATGGCAAAGCTGCTGTCTTTATGCTTGTTGTATTGGTTACAGTATTAATCATTGATTGGGTTAGTGTGAAGATCCGAGACAAGTACATCATCAAATCCCAACATGGGATGGAAGTGTCTACAAAATAA